A region of the Nitrospirota bacterium genome:
ACTTTTCTCGATCGCCGATTCCGTTCATCCGGGAGCGCGCCGATCGAGGTCTGGATGTCCTTCCCGCGGAGACGTATTTCCAGCACTTCGGGCTCTATGGGTATCGCCGCGACGTCCTCGTTGCGTTCGCGGGTTGGCCCAAGGGCCGCCTGGAGGATCTGGAAAAACTGGAACAGCTCCGAGCGTTGGAGAACGGCTGTCCCATTCGGGTGGTTGTGACCGCCGAGGCCACGCTGGAAGTCAACACACCCGAGGACCTTGAGCAGGCGCGGGCTGGCGTCGCGAGGCCGGCGACAGGGGGGAGGACGGTATGACCAAATATCTATTCATCACGGGTGGGGTGGTGTCGTCGTTGGGCAAGGGCTTGGCGTCCGCCTCGATCGGCAACCTGCTCGAAAGCCGCGGGTTGAAGGTCGCGTTTCTCAAACTGGATCCGTACATCAACGTCGATCCCGGCACCATGAATCCGTACCAACACGGCGAGGTCTTCGTCACCGAAGACGGGACGGAGACGGACCTCGATCTTGGGCACTACGAACGTTTCACCACGGTGACCACCGGTCGGCAGAACAACTACACCACCGGCCGGATCTACTACAACGTCATCCAAAAGGAGCGGCGGGGCGACTACCTGGGAGGAACCGTGCAGGTGGTGCCGCACATCACCGACGAGATCAAACGCTCCATCACCGCGTTGGGTGACGGCGTGGACGTGGTCATCGTCGAGATCGGCGGGACGGTGGGCGACATCGAGAGCCTTCCGTTCTTGGAGGCGATCCGCCAGTTTCCCTTTGACGTGGGCCGGGAAAACGTGGTCTACGTGCATTTGACCCTCATTCCCTACGTCGCGGCGTCGGGCGAACTCAAGACCAAGCCCACCCAACACAGCGTCAACAAGTTGCGAGAGATCGGTATCCAGCCGCACATCCTGCTCTGTCGCACGGAACGCCCCTTGCCGGACGAGTTGAAGGCCAAGATCGCCTTGTTCTGCAGCGTGGATCGCGACGCGGTGATCGCCGCGCGCGACGTCGAAACGATTTACGACGTGCCGCTGGTCTTTCACCAGCAAGGGCTCGACGAGTTGATCGCCCGCCATCTGCATCTTCCTTCGCGGCCCGCGAATCTCGCCGCGTGGGAGCAACTGGTCGAACGGATCAAACATCCGCACGCCTCGGTGAAGATCGCCCTGATCGGCAAGTACCTCGGCCTCAAGGATTCCTACAAAAGCCTGTCCGAGGCGCTGCACCACGGCGGGTTCGCCCACACCGCGCGGGTAGACATTCAATGGATCGACGCGGAAAGCGTGGTCACCGACGGTCCCGAGCCGCTCCTCGCCGACATCGACGGGATTCTGGTCGCCCCAGGATTCGGAAACCGGGGGATCGAAGGCAAAATCGAGGCGATCCGGTACGCGCGGGAGCGGGGGGTGCCGTTCCTCGGAATTTGTCTGGGCATGCAGTGTGCGGTCATCGAGTACGGGCGGCACGCCCTGGGACTCGCCGGGGCCAACAGCACGGAGTTCGAAGCCTCACCCGACCCCGTCATCGATCTGATGCCTGATCAACACGCCGTGGCGGCAAAGGGCGGCTCCATGCGGTTGGGCGCCTATCCGTGTCGCGTCCGCAAAGGCAGCCGTGCGTTTGCGGCGTACGACCGTGAAGAGGTCACGGAGCGCCATCGGCACCGGTACGAGTTCAACAACGCCTACCGCGATCGCTTCGAGCGCGCGGGCATGTTGTTCAGCGGGATCAACCCGCAACGCGACTTGGTGGAGATCGTGGAGCTGCCGGCGCACCCGTGGTTCGTGGGCGTGCAATTTCACCCGGAGTTCCGATCGCGGCCCATCGCGCCTCACCCGTTGTTCGCGGCCTTCATCGGAGCCGCGCTCGCCCGCCGGGAAACCTCCGGCCAGCGTGGCTCCGCGGGGAGCGGGCGGTGACGCCCCGCGTCGTCGGGGTCCGCCACCTGCGCCTGGGTTCCGACGGTCCGTTGTTCGTGATCGCCGGCCCCTGCGTCGTGGAGAACGAATCGCTGTGTTTGACCGTGGCCGAACGCGTGCAGCACATCACGTCCAAGCTCGGGCTACCCTTCATCTTCAAGTCCTCGTATGACAAAGCCAACCGGACGTCGATCGCCTCGTTCCGTGGTCTGGGCATGGACGAAGGGCTCCGGATTCTCGAACGCGTGCGGGACACGATCGGGGTGCCGGTGTTGTCGGACGTTCACGGCGTGGACGACGTGCGAGCCGCCGCGAACGTCTTGGACGTCCTGCAGATTCCCGCGTTTCTCTGCCGCCAAACCGACCTCCTGGTGGCCGCGGGTCACACCGGGAAGACCGTCAACGTGAAGAAAGGCCAGTTCCTGGCGCCCTGGGACATGCGGCACGCGGTCGAGAAGATCGCCTCCACCGGCAACCACAAGATTCTGCTCACCGAACGCGGGGCGAGCTTCGGGTACAATAACCTGGTCTCTGACTTTCGCAGCCTGCCCATCATGCGCCAATGGGGCTATCCGGTGGTGTTCGACGCCACACACAGCGTGCAGTTGCCGGGCGGAGCCGGCAACGCGTCGACCGGCCAGCGCGAGTTCGTGGCGCCGCTGGCGCGGGCGGCCGTGGCCGTGGGCTGCGACGGCCTGTTCATGGAAGTCCATCCGGACCCCGATCACGCGCCGTCCGACGGACCCAATATGGTGCCGCTGGATCAACTGGAAGACCTGCTCGGTCAGCTGGTCCGCATTCGCGAAGCCGTCGGGTCGGGCCGCCCGATCCCGACCAACGGGTGATGATCCTCGCCAGGGGCCGGCAGGTTCTCGAAATCGAAGCCAAGGCGATCCTGTCCCTGATGGACCGCCTCGATGAGCGCTTCGAGCGGGCCGTCCGCGTTCTGCACGACTGCCGCGGCCGGATCATCGTGACCGGCATGGGCAAATCAGGCCTCATCGGCCGCAAGATCGCGGCGACGCTCGCCAGTATCGGTGCGCCGTCCGCGTTCCTGCACCCCGCCGAAGGAATCCATGGGGACCTGGGAATGCTCTCGCGCGGCGACGCGGTCGTGGCCCTGTCCAACAGCGGCGAGACCGACGAACTGCTGGCCATCATCCCCGCGATCAAACGACTGGATCTGCCCTTGATCGGTCTGACCGGCAACGCGCGTTCGTCGCTGGCCAAAGCGAGCGACGTGGTGTTGGACGTGAGCGTGGCCGAGGAAGCCTGTCCGCTCGCCCTCGCGCCCACGTCGAGTACGACCGCCGCGTTGGCGCTCGGCGACGCCCTGGCCATGGCGCTGCTCGAACACCGCGGGGTCCGGCCGGAGGACTTTGCCCGATACCATCCAGGCGGCGCCCTGGGCCGGCGCCTGCTGCTGACGGTCGAGCAACTGATGCACCGGGACGAGCACGTCCCGAAAGTCGGTCCGGGGACGTTGTTGCGGGACGTGATCTACGAGATCAGCTCCAAAAAGCTCGGAATGACCACGGTGGTGGACCCCTCCGGCCGCTTGCTCGGGGTGGTCACCGACGGAGACCTGCGCCGGGTCCTGGAGCAGGGAGGGGACAATCTCCTCGCGCGAACCGCGAGCACGGTGATGACGGCTCGCCCCAAAACGATTCTCGCGTCGGCCCTGGCTGCGGAGGGGTTGGCGCAGATGGAACGATTCGCGATCACCGCTCTCGTGGTGGCAGACGCCGATGGCCGGGTGGAAGGCGTCGTCCACCTGCACGACCTCCTCAAGGCCGGCATCGCCTGAGCCGGGCCGAGATGGCTGCCGCTCCGTCGGGCCGGATCATCGCCAGAGCCAAGGGCGTGGCGTTTCTGCTCCTGGATGTCGACGGGGTACTCACCGATGGGCTCGTCACCTTCACCAGCGAAGGACACGAAGTGAAGTCGTTTCACATCCATGACGGCCACGGGATCAAACAACTCGTCCGCGCGGGCGTCGACGTCGGAATTCTGAGCGGTCGGCATTCGCCGATCGTCGAGCGTCGCGCGACGGAGCTCGGGATCCTCGAGGTTCACCAAGGAGCGGAGGATAAACTCAAGGTCTACGAAAAGTTGCTCGCGCGTCGGCGGTTGCGCGATCAGGACGTCGCGTACATCGGAGACGACGTTCCGGATCTCCACATCATGAAACGGGTCGGGTTTGCCGTGGCGGTCCGCAACGGACACGACGCGGTCAAGCGATCGGCCCACTACACCACCAGCCGGCGAGGCGGGGACGGGGCGGTGCGCGAAGTGTGCGATCTCCTCCTCCGCGCCAAGGGGATTCGCGCCCCATGACCATGCGGCAACGCGTTCTTCGGCGAAGCATCGTCTGGGGCGTGGCGGCGGCTGGCATGATCGCGGCGTTGATTCCGTGGCGGCTCGGCGTCGCCGTTGGGACGAGACTCGGTGCCTGGGCGTGGCGGATGCTCCCATCCGCGCGCCGCCTGGCGATGGAGAACTTGACCGCGGCGTTTCCGCACTTGACCGAGCGAGACCGTGCCGCCATCGGTCGGGCCGCCATGATCAACCTCGGCCGTTCGGCCATGGAGATGCTGATGTTGTTCAGGCGTCGGCGGACCCGGATCGAAGAGTGGTGCGCGATCGAGGACGAATCCCGGCTTCGCGACGCGCTCGCCGGCGGGCGGGGCGTGGTGTTCGTCACCGGCCACACCGGAAATTGGGAACTGCTGGCCGCACTGGTCGCCCGGCGGGGTTATCCCGCCACCGTGGTGGCGACGCCGGTCTACGACCCTCGGCTGGACGATCTGCTGATCGCAGCCCGGGCCGCGCAGGGGGTGGAAACCATCGCCCGCGGCAGCGCTTCAGCCGCCCGTCAACTATTGTCCGCCCTGCGGCGCAACGCCTTCTTGGGCATGTTGATCGACCAGGATACTGACGTGGATGGGGCGTTCGTCCCGTTTTTCGGCCGGCCGGCCTACACACCGACCGGAGCCGCTGCGCTGGCGCTCCGAACCGGCGCCGCGGTCGTGTGCGGATTTCTGGTGCGGGAGGGTGCGGTCCGTCATCGGCTGGTGGTGGAGGGCCCGATCGCCTTAATTCGAACCGGCGACCACGAACGCGACGTGGTGGAAAACACCGCGTTGTTTACCAGCCTCATCGAACGACACATTCGTTCTTTTCCCGACCAGTGGGTGTGGTTCCATCGCCGCTGGAAGCGGCGGCCCGCAGCAGTGCCCCCGAACGAAGCCACCGCACCAAATTCGCACACCGCATGGGCCAGTTCGGCATGAGCCGCCGGGAACCAGCGCTCAACCTGCCCAATGCATTGACGCTGTCTCGTCTCTGCCTGATCCCCGTGTTCGTGGCCCTGGCGGCGCTGGAAGATACGCCCACCATCGCCGCGGTGACGGCGGCGGTCTTTGGCCTGGCCTCGCTGACGGACTGGTTGGACGGATACATGGCCCGTCGAAGACAACAAATCACGGACCTCGGCAAGCTCCTCGATCCGGTTGCGGACAAGTTACTCGTGTTGGCGGCTCTGGTTGTCTTGGTGGAAGCCGGCCGTGCGCCGGGGTGGCTCGTGATTCTCTTGCTTGCCCGCGAGTTCGCCGTCACCGCGCTGCGGGCGGTCGCGGCTATGGGCGGGCAGGTGATCCCTGCGGAGCGCCTCGGCAAATTGAAGATGGGCGCTCAAACGGCGGCCATTCTCGTCCTCATCCTCGAACCAGCGCTTCCCGCCTGGAGTCATCCGGTGGGGCTCGCGCTCCTGATCGCGGCCACGATACTGGCCCTCCTGTCCGCCAGCCAATACGCCCTCGCGTACAGCCGGTCGTTCCGTCCCGAAACCGCCAGGTGACCGCGCAGTCGCCGCTCGTGGCCGGCTTGGCGATTACGCTGATCGCGTATATCATTGGCACGATTCCCTTCGGCGTGCTCGTCGCTCGATGGGTCGGAGCCGCGGATCCACGGACGAGGGGAAGCGGGAACATCGGGTGCACGAACGTTCTGAGGGTCGCTGGAAGGGGCGCCGCGGCCGCCACCTTGGTTCTGGACGCAGGCAAAGGACTCATTGCGGTCTGGACGGCCGAGTTTTGGATACCGGACCACACGACACCGTGGACACAAGTCGCAGGAATCGCCGTTGTGCTCGGCCACACCTTCCCGGTCTGGACGCGTTTTCGGGGAGGCAAAGGGGTGGCCACCGGGATCGGTGCCCTGGGGGGCCTGTCACCGCTGCTCGCGCTCGGGGCGGGTGTGGTGTGGGGGACGGTGCTGGCCTGGTCTCGTTACGTGTCGCTCGCCAGCGTGGTGGCGGCGCTGGTCTTGCCGATCGCGGCCACCCTGCTCCGGGTCCCGAACGTCAAGACCTTCTCGTTTATCGTAGCGGCGGTGGTGGTGATCCGGCATCGCGACAACATCCTCCGGTTGGCGCAAGGGACCGAGTCCAGACTGGACGGCCGCGCACTCTGACGGCGTGGGCCGGGGCCCTGTGCGCGGGGTTCCTCGGGCTGATCCTCGTCCCGGTTCTTGCCCTTGCGGCCCCGGTGATCCCGCTGGGCACGGCCTGGCAAGACTATCGCCAGGCCGTGGAGTCGTCGCGACCCGACGACATCGTGACCGCGGCCAAGGCCTTACGGGAAGCCGCGCAAAACGCCGAGACCCTGCAAGCGCCGGAGTTGAGTCTGGTCATGCTTCGCGATGCGGACGCCCTGCGCGCGCGCTCGGAGACCGGAACCGCGATCCGGATCGCGCAAATCGCGGCCGAGCTCTCTCCCGAGTTGGTGGCTCCGCACGCGTGGCTCGCGCAGGCATGGTTGGCCGGACCAGATCCCGATGTGCTGGCCAGCGCCAAAGCGTGGGCCGCGGCGTGGAAAGCGTCGATATCGGACTTTTGGTCCCTGCTGTATCGGATCGATCGGCTGATCGCGGCCGCCCTGTTCAGCGTGGCGTCGGTCGCCGTTCTCGTCGTGGCGTGGTTTCTGATCCGAACCGTCCCGCTGTTGGGGCACTTGCTCGCGGAATGGAGCGGGCGTCGCGTGTTCCGGCCGACGGCGTGGCTCGCGGCCGCGTGGATCCTGATCCTGCCGCTTGCCGCGGTGCGATGGGGAGCCTGGCTCGTGCTCGCACCCGCCGCGGTCGTGTGGTGGTTTTTGTCCGTCCGCGAGCGCCTGGCGCTGACCGTGCTCGCGGTGATGGGAGTCTCGGTTTCGTTTCTGTGGCCGTATGCCGTACCCGTCCTGACGGTTGATCACAGCAACGAGTTTCGGCTCCTGGTCGACGTAGCCGAAGGGCGCGACGCGGGCGATATGTTGTCCGAATCAGTGGTCGTGGACTCGCCCGAGGGCGCGGCCGCGCGTGCAACCGCGCTGGTGCGTTCCGGCCGCCTGGATGAAGCCGCGACGCTCTTCGAGGAGGCGCTCGTGCGTTGGCCCGGTGATCCGAGGCTGCTGACCGGATACGGCAACGTCTTGTTCCATCGCCACGAATACGACCGAGCCGTTCAGCACTATGAGCAGGCGCGCCGATCGGAGCCGACGTCGATTCCGATTCTCTACAACCTGAGTCAGGCGTATCGTGCCGACCTCCGGTTTGAGGAAGGGGAGGCGCGTTACCAAGAGGCTCGCGCCATTGACGCCGGCCTGCTGGACCGTTACGCGGAGCGTTCACGTCGCG
Encoded here:
- a CDS encoding CTP synthase, producing MTKYLFITGGVVSSLGKGLASASIGNLLESRGLKVAFLKLDPYINVDPGTMNPYQHGEVFVTEDGTETDLDLGHYERFTTVTTGRQNNYTTGRIYYNVIQKERRGDYLGGTVQVVPHITDEIKRSITALGDGVDVVIVEIGGTVGDIESLPFLEAIRQFPFDVGRENVVYVHLTLIPYVAASGELKTKPTQHSVNKLREIGIQPHILLCRTERPLPDELKAKIALFCSVDRDAVIAARDVETIYDVPLVFHQQGLDELIARHLHLPSRPANLAAWEQLVERIKHPHASVKIALIGKYLGLKDSYKSLSEALHHGGFAHTARVDIQWIDAESVVTDGPEPLLADIDGILVAPGFGNRGIEGKIEAIRYARERGVPFLGICLGMQCAVIEYGRHALGLAGANSTEFEASPDPVIDLMPDQHAVAAKGGSMRLGAYPCRVRKGSRAFAAYDREEVTERHRHRYEFNNAYRDRFERAGMLFSGINPQRDLVEIVELPAHPWFVGVQFHPEFRSRPIAPHPLFAAFIGAALARRETSGQRGSAGSGR
- the kdsA gene encoding 3-deoxy-8-phosphooctulonate synthase, with translation MTPRVVGVRHLRLGSDGPLFVIAGPCVVENESLCLTVAERVQHITSKLGLPFIFKSSYDKANRTSIASFRGLGMDEGLRILERVRDTIGVPVLSDVHGVDDVRAAANVLDVLQIPAFLCRQTDLLVAAGHTGKTVNVKKGQFLAPWDMRHAVEKIASTGNHKILLTERGASFGYNNLVSDFRSLPIMRQWGYPVVFDATHSVQLPGGAGNASTGQREFVAPLARAAVAVGCDGLFMEVHPDPDHAPSDGPNMVPLDQLEDLLGQLVRIREAVGSGRPIPTNG
- a CDS encoding KpsF/GutQ family sugar-phosphate isomerase, whose translation is MILARGRQVLEIEAKAILSLMDRLDERFERAVRVLHDCRGRIIVTGMGKSGLIGRKIAATLASIGAPSAFLHPAEGIHGDLGMLSRGDAVVALSNSGETDELLAIIPAIKRLDLPLIGLTGNARSSLAKASDVVLDVSVAEEACPLALAPTSSTTAALALGDALAMALLEHRGVRPEDFARYHPGGALGRRLLLTVEQLMHRDEHVPKVGPGTLLRDVIYEISSKKLGMTTVVDPSGRLLGVVTDGDLRRVLEQGGDNLLARTASTVMTARPKTILASALAAEGLAQMERFAITALVVADADGRVEGVVHLHDLLKAGIA
- a CDS encoding HAD-IIIA family hydrolase, whose translation is MAAAPSGRIIARAKGVAFLLLDVDGVLTDGLVTFTSEGHEVKSFHIHDGHGIKQLVRAGVDVGILSGRHSPIVERRATELGILEVHQGAEDKLKVYEKLLARRRLRDQDVAYIGDDVPDLHIMKRVGFAVAVRNGHDAVKRSAHYTTSRRGGDGAVREVCDLLLRAKGIRAP
- a CDS encoding lysophospholipid acyltransferase family protein, whose protein sequence is MTMRQRVLRRSIVWGVAAAGMIAALIPWRLGVAVGTRLGAWAWRMLPSARRLAMENLTAAFPHLTERDRAAIGRAAMINLGRSAMEMLMLFRRRRTRIEEWCAIEDESRLRDALAGGRGVVFVTGHTGNWELLAALVARRGYPATVVATPVYDPRLDDLLIAARAAQGVETIARGSASAARQLLSALRRNAFLGMLIDQDTDVDGAFVPFFGRPAYTPTGAAALALRTGAAVVCGFLVREGAVRHRLVVEGPIALIRTGDHERDVVENTALFTSLIERHIRSFPDQWVWFHRRWKRRPAAVPPNEATAPNSHTAWASSA
- the pgsA gene encoding CDP-diacylglycerol--glycerol-3-phosphate 3-phosphatidyltransferase, translated to MSRREPALNLPNALTLSRLCLIPVFVALAALEDTPTIAAVTAAVFGLASLTDWLDGYMARRRQQITDLGKLLDPVADKLLVLAALVVLVEAGRAPGWLVILLLAREFAVTALRAVAAMGGQVIPAERLGKLKMGAQTAAILVLILEPALPAWSHPVGLALLIAATILALLSASQYALAYSRSFRPETAR
- the plsY gene encoding glycerol-3-phosphate 1-O-acyltransferase PlsY, with amino-acid sequence MTAQSPLVAGLAITLIAYIIGTIPFGVLVARWVGAADPRTRGSGNIGCTNVLRVAGRGAAAATLVLDAGKGLIAVWTAEFWIPDHTTPWTQVAGIAVVLGHTFPVWTRFRGGKGVATGIGALGGLSPLLALGAGVVWGTVLAWSRYVSLASVVAALVLPIAATLLRVPNVKTFSFIVAAVVVIRHRDNILRLAQGTESRLDGRAL
- a CDS encoding tetratricopeptide repeat protein yields the protein MIPLGTAWQDYRQAVESSRPDDIVTAAKALREAAQNAETLQAPELSLVMLRDADALRARSETGTAIRIAQIAAELSPELVAPHAWLAQAWLAGPDPDVLASAKAWAAAWKASISDFWSLLYRIDRLIAAALFSVASVAVLVVAWFLIRTVPLLGHLLAEWSGRRVFRPTAWLAAAWILILPLAAVRWGAWLVLAPAAVVWWFLSVRERLALTVLAVMGVSVSFLWPYAVPVLTVDHSNEFRLLVDVAEGRDAGDMLSESVVVDSPEGAAARATALVRSGRLDEAATLFEEALVRWPGDPRLLTGYGNVLFHRHEYDRAVQHYEQARRSEPTSIPILYNLSQAYRADLRFEEGEARYQEARAIDAGLLDRYAERSRRGGVFLVADYPTTHQELFAAAFEPRALPPGVADAVTHLSRHVSPMATVGALGLFVGCWVVGRWFPNQPAAPCAACGTAVCRHCQRYFLDLKLCPSCWKAHAKGAKFTTQATLPQVLRRWEVRRRVAALLSLVPGLGHLSVGRPLWGLVFAFAGWGLLWIGLLREVGWTTTDLRLVPLPWYTTWAPIAVGLTMLLLIGVRHLLKLDWPRSESALPQERG